One part of the Pandoraea faecigallinarum genome encodes these proteins:
- a CDS encoding NTP transferase domain-containing protein, with protein sequence MRAIILAAGMGLRLLQPEDKQSPKCLLKFDGMSLLERHLRMLAAAGITDVVLALGFHHEQVSQELDRLNWTPRPRIYLNPEFNLGSVLTLHVTAEAMTAGGDVLVMDADVLYDQRIFNALVAGETANRLLIDRDFEVGDEPVKLCLRDGVPVELRKQVMVGLEYDTVGESVGFFRFNEATAARLADITRDYVESGRARMPHEEAVRDLLLERGAQFETADVTGFPWIEIDYPEDVKRAADEVLPQLEPLTMVSE encoded by the coding sequence ATGCGGGCCATCATTCTCGCAGCAGGCATGGGCCTGCGTTTGCTCCAGCCCGAAGACAAGCAGTCGCCCAAGTGCTTGCTGAAGTTCGACGGCATGTCGCTGCTCGAGCGCCACCTTCGCATGCTGGCCGCTGCCGGTATCACCGATGTCGTGCTCGCGCTCGGTTTTCATCACGAACAGGTGAGCCAGGAGCTCGACCGCCTGAACTGGACGCCGCGTCCCAGGATTTATCTCAACCCGGAATTCAATCTGGGCAGTGTGCTGACGCTGCACGTGACGGCAGAGGCCATGACCGCCGGTGGCGATGTCCTCGTCATGGATGCCGACGTGCTGTACGACCAGCGCATTTTCAACGCGCTGGTTGCCGGCGAGACGGCCAACCGTCTGCTCATCGACCGCGACTTCGAAGTGGGCGACGAGCCGGTCAAGCTGTGCCTGCGCGACGGCGTTCCTGTCGAACTGCGCAAGCAGGTCATGGTCGGTCTGGAATACGACACCGTGGGCGAATCGGTCGGCTTCTTCCGTTTCAATGAAGCGACGGCGGCGCGTCTGGCCGACATCACGCGTGATTACGTCGAATCCGGCCGCGCCAGGATGCCGCACGAAGAGGCGGTGCGCGACTTGCTGCTCGAGCGTGGTGCACAATTCGAAACGGCGGATGTCACGGGCTTCCCGTGGATCGAAATCGACTACCCTGAAGATGTGAAGCGCGCCGCCGACGAGGTGCTGCCGCAACTTGAACCGCTCACGATGGTGTCCGAATGA
- a CDS encoding flippase-like domain-containing protein, whose product MNRTAIVSLTLGFALFVALLIWQGAGSVMSTLAVAGWGLLPIAAFHLLPLVLDAAAIQVLVSKSCTLGRATLTRWVGESVNSLLPAGQIGGPIAMVRQMKQRGMAGREAAAAITVSTTLQAVAQIVFALLGLAVFGIGASHSAGDSLWLPMLLATALVSALLYAFYVAQRRGIFGWAFRMLSKMSSKRDWSSLLDRADAVDEIVQRMYGHRRQVLASFLFSLVGWIVGTAEVWLILQFIGHPVSWVDALLLESLGQAIRGAAFFVPGSLGVQEGGYLLLAPLVGLPADAALALSLAKRTRELLLGVPGLVYLHFSERGWRRQRAAQQSVSLPTATDTAPL is encoded by the coding sequence ATGAACCGGACCGCTATCGTCTCACTCACTCTCGGTTTCGCCCTTTTCGTCGCCCTGTTGATCTGGCAGGGCGCGGGATCGGTGATGTCCACGCTGGCCGTCGCCGGCTGGGGCCTGCTGCCCATCGCCGCCTTCCACCTCTTACCGCTGGTGCTCGACGCGGCCGCCATTCAGGTGCTGGTATCGAAGTCGTGCACGCTCGGGCGCGCCACCCTGACCCGCTGGGTCGGCGAGTCGGTCAACAGCCTGCTGCCGGCCGGTCAGATCGGCGGTCCGATCGCGATGGTGCGCCAGATGAAGCAGCGCGGCATGGCCGGTCGCGAGGCCGCCGCCGCCATCACCGTAAGCACCACGCTGCAAGCCGTGGCGCAGATCGTCTTTGCGCTGCTGGGTCTGGCGGTGTTCGGCATCGGCGCGTCGCACAGCGCGGGCGACAGCCTGTGGCTGCCGATGCTGCTCGCGACAGCGCTCGTCTCCGCCCTGCTCTATGCGTTCTATGTGGCGCAACGCCGCGGCATTTTCGGTTGGGCATTCCGCATGCTCTCGAAGATGTCGTCCAAGCGTGACTGGTCCTCGCTGCTCGATCGCGCGGATGCCGTCGATGAAATCGTGCAGCGCATGTACGGCCACCGCCGTCAGGTGCTCGCGAGCTTCCTGTTCAGTCTGGTGGGCTGGATCGTCGGTACCGCCGAAGTCTGGCTGATCCTGCAATTCATCGGGCATCCGGTCAGTTGGGTCGACGCCCTGCTGCTCGAGAGCCTCGGACAGGCGATTCGCGGCGCGGCGTTCTTCGTACCGGGCTCGCTCGGCGTGCAGGAAGGCGGCTATCTGCTGCTCGCCCCGCTCGTGGGTCTGCCGGCCGACGCCGCGCTGGCCCTGTCGCTAGCCAAGCGTACGCGCGAGCTGCTGCTCGGCGTGCCCGGCCTCGTGTATCTGCATTTCTCCGAACGTGGCTGGCGCCGCCAACGCGCCGCGCAACAAAGCGTGTCGCTGCCGACCGCCACGGATACTGCACCGCTCTAA